Proteins encoded together in one Miscanthus floridulus cultivar M001 chromosome 16, ASM1932011v1, whole genome shotgun sequence window:
- the LOC136510190 gene encoding uncharacterized protein: protein MDLAPAVVDLAPVTVVVVDAPAAAAVRSEGEGRRRGSAPCRSAPWRGREEGRRHGDASSVGDAVVDAAATLLWRSLPPAMTLTTGYARLAAPSPASWGGEGDGGWPEERGGAPRRCIPLQCNEGHVVCSSCRDKLAPAGKCHVCGIATSSYHRCHALERLVESIRVPCPNAAHGCNTKPAYYDHYGHCKTCPYAPYRCPSKECSFLGSTDALLDHFASAHGWPSTTKIGVFERHSICLYDGFNFLLADCAEDDNHASTTTTISSSKYLFLLNVTRQSLGRAITVHLIGQESPSEILRCVLSYSLVVYDPCERRKFVASHSLQSEINVECMDLSNGPPDPADCFHFVVPDSVLGDKNKEDPIQVNVCISIINLQ from the exons ATGGATCTGGCCCCAGCCGTCGTGGATCTGGCCCCAGTCACCGTCGTCGTCGTGGAcgccccagccgccgccgccgtgaggAGTGAGGGGGAAGGCCGCCGTCGTGGATCCGCGCCGTGTCGATCCGCGccatggagagggagggaggaaggccgCCGCCATGGTGACGCCAGTTCCGTCGGGGACGCCGTggtggacgccgccgccaccttgctgtggcggtccttgccgccggccatgaCGCTCACCACCGGGTATGCCCGCCTTGCAGCGCCATCACCGGCGTCATGGGGTGGAGAGGGAGATGGAGGCTGGCCGGAGGAGAGGGGCGGCGCGCCGAGACG ATGCATACCTCTGCAGTGTAACGAGGGCCATGTGGTGTGTTCGTCATGCCGTGACAAGCTTGCACCGGCTGGCAAGTGCCATGTATGCGGCATTGCCACAAGCAGCTACCACAGGTGCCATGCCTTGGAGCGCCTGGTGGAGTCCATCCGCGTCCCATGCCCGAATGCGGCCCATGGCTGCAACACCAAGCCAGCCTACTACGACCACTATGGCCACTGCAAGACGTGTCCATATGCACCGTACCGCTGCCCGAGCAAGGAATGTAGCTTTCTTGGCTCAACAGATGCGCTCCTGGACCACTTCGCCAGTGCACATGGCTGGCCTTCCACCACCAAGATTGGTGTGTTTGAGAGGCACAGCATCTGCCTCTATGACGGCTTCAACTTCCTCCTTGCTGACTGTGCTGAGGACGACAATCATGCAAGCACTACCACCACCATCAGCAGCAGTAAATACCTGTTCCTCCTGAATGTGACAAGGCAGTCGCTTGGCCGTGCCATCACCGTGCACCTCATCGGTCAGGAGTCACCCTCAGAAATACTAAGATGTGTGCTCAGCTATTCACTGGTAGTCTATGACCCTTGTGAGCGCCGTAAGTTCGTGGCCAGCCATTCTCTGCAATCTGAGATCAATGTGGAATGCATGGACCTCTCCAATGGGCCGCCTGACCCTGCCGACTGCTTCCACTTTGTTGTGCCAGATTCCGTTCTTGGAGACAAGAACAAGGAGGATCCTATCCAGGTCAATGTCTGTATCAGCATCATCAATCTGCAGTAG